One window from the genome of Candidatus Cybelea sp. encodes:
- a CDS encoding alpha/beta fold hydrolase → MTTCFDSLERLVARDHPGVAEKGRTLAYVHGTRRPRAVVLLHGMSASPAQFERVAADLFDRGHNVVVPRLPRHGHADRLSTALERLRAEDLYTAVTDYVRVAHELGERVTVAGFSLGGLLAAWIGQHYEIDRCVPIAPFFGIACIPNRLMNTVAERLLRLPNRFHWWNPILRDKHIAACGYPRYATHAIAHSYRIARALLDEALTAAPGAEHVTIITNAAEIAVNNYAIRRLYRRWHRHHPDAVELSVLTGLPLSHDIVSPLRPWRLADRVHPALLHAIDP, encoded by the coding sequence TTGACTACCTGCTTCGACTCGCTCGAGCGCCTCGTCGCGCGCGATCACCCCGGCGTCGCCGAAAAAGGCCGCACGCTGGCGTACGTGCACGGGACGCGCCGTCCGCGTGCGGTCGTCTTGCTACACGGAATGAGCGCGAGTCCGGCACAGTTCGAGCGCGTGGCCGCAGACCTGTTCGACCGGGGGCATAACGTCGTCGTTCCGCGGCTACCGCGGCACGGACACGCCGATCGGCTTTCGACCGCGCTCGAGCGTCTGCGCGCCGAGGATCTCTATACCGCGGTAACCGATTACGTGAGGGTCGCGCACGAGCTCGGCGAGCGCGTCACGGTTGCAGGTTTTTCGCTGGGGGGGCTGCTCGCAGCATGGATTGGACAGCACTACGAGATCGATCGCTGCGTTCCGATCGCGCCGTTCTTCGGCATCGCGTGCATTCCCAACCGGTTGATGAACACCGTCGCCGAGCGGCTGCTCCGTCTGCCGAACCGCTTTCATTGGTGGAATCCGATTCTGCGAGACAAACACATCGCGGCATGCGGATACCCCCGTTACGCGACGCACGCGATCGCGCATTCGTATCGCATCGCGCGCGCGCTGCTCGACGAAGCGCTGACGGCCGCCCCCGGAGCCGAGCACGTCACGATCATTACCAACGCCGCAGAGATCGCGGTGAATAACTACGCTATTCGCCGGCTCTATCGCCGCTGGCATCGGCACCACCCCGATGCAGTCGAGCTTTCGGTGTTGACGGGACTGCCGCTCTCGCACGATATCGTCTCACCGCTGCGGCCGTGGCGTCTGGCGGACCGCGTGCATCCGGCGCTTCTGCACGCCATCGATCCGTAG
- the rplT gene encoding 50S ribosomal protein L20 translates to MARIKRAVGGMKHRRKVMKLVKGFRAARRRNYRVANEALLKSLAYAFRDRRVRKRDFRSLWISRINAAVRREGLSYSVFMHGLKKSGVSLNRKALAELAISDEKAFGKLLSIARQASQK, encoded by the coding sequence ATGGCACGGATCAAACGCGCGGTTGGCGGGATGAAGCATCGCCGCAAGGTGATGAAGCTGGTGAAGGGCTTTCGCGCCGCTCGCCGCCGCAACTATCGGGTCGCAAATGAGGCACTGCTCAAATCGCTGGCGTATGCGTTTCGCGATCGGCGCGTTCGCAAACGCGATTTTCGCTCGCTCTGGATCAGCCGCATCAACGCCGCCGTCCGGCGCGAGGGTCTCTCGTACTCGGTTTTCATGCACGGTCTCAAAAAATCCGGCGTGAGCCTGAACCGCAAGGCGCTCGCCGAACTGGCTATTTCGGACGAGAAGGCGTTCGGAAAGCTCCTCAGTATAGCCCGGCAGGCCTCGCAGAAATAG
- a CDS encoding serine hydrolase domain-containing protein, with protein sequence MKRWGPVFATAFSLCVFAQAAPLEVRAESSVTLTPALADRIDDLAREEIHAGRTPGLAIGIVQDGRIVYARGFGFSTIGKHVAMAPDTQFYVGGLTKEFTAAAVLLLSQESKLSLTDKLGKYIPEFKLGAAITVAQLLTQTSGLPAYEPKDPTKSVKLADVIAEIDAGKPLPAPGAYVDSPLNYLLAALVVERASGLPLSDYLEQHIFIPLVMDSTFLAGDSGIAPTHATGYTRSGREFVPAPVWDPTWLGGNAGLVTTLYDLAKWDIEMPILLRVDAVRTMFAPTASNGPTRYGMGWVIDRRGGKDFVWSNGQISGYRAISALLPEQHVGVIVLSNADSFHGSVAIPEELSARILDLIVPPAAAHLDNAIVDRAKEWLNRLATGQIERDELTPSFSTYLTDALVEHDNLAALGPLVSIVPESSTTEQGGDTLYEFLVRYRRAQYHYEFELTPQGKIDGLSLSA encoded by the coding sequence ATGAAACGTTGGGGCCCCGTCTTTGCGACGGCGTTTTCGCTCTGCGTTTTCGCGCAGGCCGCGCCGCTGGAGGTACGAGCGGAGAGCAGCGTTACGCTCACCCCCGCGCTCGCCGATCGGATCGACGACTTGGCGCGGGAGGAGATTCACGCTGGGCGTACGCCGGGACTGGCCATCGGCATCGTCCAGGATGGCCGCATCGTCTACGCTCGAGGCTTCGGCTTCAGCACGATCGGAAAGCACGTCGCGATGGCCCCGGACACGCAATTCTACGTCGGGGGCCTGACCAAGGAGTTCACGGCGGCCGCGGTGCTGCTGCTCTCGCAAGAGAGTAAGCTCTCTCTCACGGACAAGCTCGGCAAATACATTCCGGAGTTCAAGCTCGGCGCGGCAATTACGGTCGCGCAGCTCCTGACGCAGACCTCCGGCCTGCCGGCGTACGAGCCAAAGGATCCGACCAAATCCGTCAAGCTGGCCGACGTCATCGCCGAGATCGATGCAGGCAAGCCTTTGCCCGCTCCGGGCGCCTACGTCGATTCCCCGCTCAACTATTTGCTCGCGGCGCTGGTCGTGGAGCGCGCGAGCGGCCTTCCGCTCTCGGACTACCTCGAGCAGCACATTTTCATTCCGCTGGTCATGGACAGCACGTTTCTCGCGGGGGACAGCGGAATCGCTCCCACACACGCGACCGGATACACGCGATCGGGCCGTGAGTTCGTTCCGGCTCCCGTCTGGGACCCGACCTGGCTGGGCGGCAATGCCGGATTGGTTACGACGCTCTACGACCTCGCGAAGTGGGACATCGAGATGCCGATACTCCTGCGCGTCGACGCCGTTCGAACGATGTTCGCTCCTACCGCGAGCAACGGCCCGACGCGCTACGGCATGGGATGGGTGATCGACCGGCGCGGCGGCAAGGACTTCGTTTGGTCGAACGGCCAGATTTCCGGCTACCGCGCCATTAGCGCCCTCTTGCCGGAGCAGCACGTCGGCGTCATCGTTCTTTCGAACGCCGACTCTTTTCACGGCTCGGTTGCAATTCCGGAGGAACTTAGCGCTCGCATCCTCGATCTGATCGTCCCGCCGGCGGCGGCGCACTTGGACAACGCGATCGTCGACCGCGCCAAAGAATGGCTCAATCGCTTAGCGACGGGCCAGATCGAGCGGGATGAGCTGACGCCGAGCTTCAGCACGTATCTTACGGACGCTCTGGTCGAACACGATAATCTCGCGGCGCTTGGACCGCTGGTCTCAATCGTGCCCGAATCGAGTACGACCGAACAGGGCGGGGATACTCTCTATGAGTTTCTCGTGCGCTACCGCCGCGCACAGTATCACTACGAGTTCGAGTTGACCCCTCAGGGGAAGATCGACGGCCTCAGCCTATCGGCCTAG
- a CDS encoding glycosyltransferase family 39 protein — translation MRLRSPGRIALSAALVTFAAHLVGNPHYGFFRDELYFVICGLHPAWGYVDQPPVVPLLAAGSQLFGHSLFALRAICAFFAAACVYTTCLLVLELGGGVFAELFAALVAAVTPALMDFGTKLSTDTPGLWLWPLAALYVLRIVKGADPRWWLAVGAIFGVAMESKYTVLFLMAGMVLALLALPQRRVLRTPWFLAGALLGVLIALPNFLWQAAHHYPMLTLLRDAGAYRNVILTPLEYLATQLLITHPLLAAVWLVGLIALLRGAQTRFLGIAYLLLILAMIVFHGKDYYPGDVYPILIAAGAVAVEAWSAQRARLRPALFVYVAIAGSLLVPLLMPILPERTMTAYDQAAVNLLTQEVALARTERREIGSLPPDWADMHGWPELAAQVARIYRSLPPAQRAQAAVIASNYGEASALDFYGPQYGLPPVISGHNQYWLWGPLGNSGNVLIEVNGECDSRLFRSGRVVAHFSNPWGRPFESGFPISLCEGIRMPLEAYWPRLRNYI, via the coding sequence ATGCGCCTGCGCTCTCCTGGACGGATCGCGCTCTCCGCCGCCCTGGTAACCTTCGCCGCCCACCTCGTCGGTAATCCGCACTACGGCTTCTTCCGCGACGAACTCTACTTCGTGATCTGCGGATTGCACCCGGCCTGGGGGTACGTCGACCAGCCGCCGGTCGTACCGCTACTCGCCGCGGGCTCGCAGTTGTTCGGTCACTCTCTGTTCGCGCTGCGGGCAATTTGCGCGTTCTTTGCCGCCGCCTGCGTTTACACGACGTGCCTGCTCGTCCTCGAGCTCGGCGGCGGGGTCTTCGCCGAGCTTTTCGCCGCACTGGTGGCGGCTGTTACGCCCGCGCTGATGGACTTCGGCACGAAGCTGTCGACCGATACGCCCGGGCTTTGGCTCTGGCCGCTGGCGGCGCTGTACGTGCTGCGTATCGTCAAGGGCGCCGATCCGCGCTGGTGGCTCGCGGTCGGAGCCATCTTCGGCGTCGCGATGGAGAGCAAATATACCGTCCTCTTCTTGATGGCCGGGATGGTGCTCGCCCTGCTCGCCCTTCCGCAGCGGCGCGTATTGCGGACGCCGTGGTTTCTCGCCGGCGCGCTGCTCGGCGTCCTGATCGCGTTGCCGAACTTCTTGTGGCAGGCCGCGCATCACTACCCGATGCTGACGCTGCTGCGCGATGCCGGCGCCTACCGCAACGTCATCCTCACCCCGCTCGAATACCTGGCGACCCAACTGCTGATCACCCACCCGCTGCTTGCGGCGGTCTGGCTCGTCGGATTGATCGCGCTGCTGCGCGGCGCGCAGACGCGATTTCTGGGGATCGCCTATCTACTGTTGATTCTGGCGATGATCGTTTTTCACGGCAAGGACTACTACCCGGGCGACGTCTATCCGATTCTCATCGCCGCCGGGGCGGTAGCGGTCGAAGCGTGGTCGGCCCAGCGCGCGCGCTTGCGGCCGGCCTTATTCGTGTACGTCGCCATCGCGGGAAGTTTGCTCGTCCCGTTGCTGATGCCGATCCTGCCGGAGCGAACGATGACCGCCTACGACCAAGCCGCGGTCAATCTACTCACGCAAGAGGTCGCGCTCGCGCGCACGGAGCGCCGGGAGATCGGCAGTCTGCCTCCGGATTGGGCCGACATGCACGGCTGGCCCGAGCTCGCCGCGCAGGTCGCCCGGATCTATCGTTCTCTCCCGCCCGCGCAGCGAGCGCAGGCCGCCGTCATTGCGAGCAACTACGGTGAGGCGTCCGCGCTGGATTTCTACGGCCCGCAGTACGGCCTTCCGCCGGTGATCTCCGGGCACAATCAATACTGGCTGTGGGGTCCGCTCGGAAATAGCGGTAACGTTTTGATCGAGGTCAACGGCGAGTGCGATTCTCGTCTCTTTCGCAGCGGACGGGTCGTCGCGCATTTCTCTAACCCGTGGGGCCGTCCGTTCGAAAGCGGCTTTCCGATCTCGCTCTGCGAAGGAATTCGGATGCCGCTGGAAGCCTACTGGCCGAGGCTGCGCAACTACATTTAA
- the rocD gene encoding ornithine--oxo-acid transaminase: MHLLSERARELIACEERYGAHNYAPLDLVVARAEGVWLTDVAGKRYLDCVSAYSALNAGHCHPRIRAALVAQAGRVTLTSRAMHNDRMSGLLEQLTRTCGYDKALLMNTGVEAVETAIKLARRWGYVKKGIEPDAARIIVFSDNFHGRTMAAISASTTPEYREAFGPFLPGFATVPFGDADALERAITPQTCAVLIEPIQGEGGVNVPPPGYLKRVWALCREHEILMLADEVQTGFGRTGDLFACDYDAVKPDVLIVGKALGGGYYPVSAALANDELMNLFGPGDHGSTFGGNPLGCAVAEASLDVILSENLAARARYAGAAIVAGLRSIRSPLVTGIRGRGLLLGLALNVPASRLSDALLERGIAAKETREHILRIAPPLVINDDEIAYLLERFTGALGSLQSHS, from the coding sequence GTGCATCTCCTCTCTGAGCGGGCGCGCGAGCTGATCGCGTGTGAGGAGCGCTACGGCGCTCACAACTATGCGCCGCTCGATCTCGTCGTTGCGCGGGCGGAAGGCGTTTGGCTGACCGACGTTGCCGGCAAACGCTATCTCGATTGCGTCAGCGCCTATTCGGCGCTCAATGCCGGGCACTGCCATCCGCGCATCAGGGCGGCGCTCGTAGCACAGGCCGGGCGCGTCACGCTGACGTCGCGCGCGATGCACAACGATCGCATGTCGGGTTTGCTCGAGCAGTTGACGCGTACGTGCGGATACGACAAGGCCCTTCTCATGAACACCGGGGTAGAAGCCGTCGAAACGGCGATCAAACTCGCACGCCGCTGGGGCTACGTCAAGAAGGGCATCGAACCGGATGCCGCGCGCATCATCGTCTTTTCCGACAACTTCCACGGCCGCACGATGGCCGCGATCAGCGCCAGCACGACACCGGAATATCGCGAAGCCTTCGGCCCTTTCTTGCCGGGATTCGCGACCGTGCCGTTCGGCGACGCCGATGCACTCGAACGAGCGATCACGCCGCAAACGTGTGCCGTCCTCATCGAGCCGATTCAAGGCGAAGGCGGAGTCAACGTTCCTCCGCCGGGTTATCTCAAGCGCGTCTGGGCGCTGTGCCGGGAGCACGAGATATTGATGCTTGCCGACGAAGTGCAGACCGGCTTCGGGCGCACCGGCGATCTCTTCGCGTGCGACTACGATGCCGTCAAACCCGATGTTTTGATCGTCGGCAAAGCGCTAGGCGGCGGTTACTATCCCGTCTCGGCGGCGCTAGCAAACGACGAATTGATGAACCTGTTCGGGCCGGGCGATCACGGCAGCACGTTCGGCGGAAACCCGCTCGGGTGCGCGGTTGCCGAGGCATCCCTAGACGTCATTCTCTCCGAGAACCTTGCCGCGCGCGCCCGCTATGCCGGGGCCGCGATCGTTGCCGGCCTGCGCTCGATTCGATCCCCGCTAGTAACCGGGATTCGCGGACGCGGGCTGCTGCTTGGCTTGGCTCTCAATGTTCCGGCCAGCCGGCTCTCCGACGCCCTGCTCGAACGCGGCATCGCCGCCAAAGAGACTCGCGAGCACATCCTGCGCATAGCGCCGCCCTTGGTCATCAATGACGACGAGATCGCCTACCTGCTCGAGCGCTTCACCGGCGCGCTGGGCAGCCTGCAATCCCACTCTTGA
- the infC gene encoding translation initiation factor IF-3, with amino-acid sequence MARPLRVNDQIRIRSVRVIDENGNQLGILPTEDAQSRARVAGLDLIEVSPNAQPPVCKIADYGRLKYEQSKKDKDARKKQRHFELKEVKLRPKIETHDYETKARMAERLLLDGSKIKVTIMFRGREITYTSFGRRLLDRMAEDMAPLATVEREARLEGKNMFMILAPRATPTGPPKFSIPAKERTSAEDTHPSGNSQASEGHSEGQAASPSSIRRLRPHSEQEEPQEKAEVPQGSADI; translated from the coding sequence ATAGCAAGACCCCTTAGAGTCAACGATCAGATTCGCATCCGTTCGGTCCGCGTGATCGACGAAAACGGTAACCAACTCGGAATTCTCCCGACCGAAGACGCGCAGTCAAGAGCCCGGGTCGCCGGACTCGACCTGATCGAAGTGTCGCCGAACGCGCAGCCTCCGGTCTGCAAGATCGCCGACTACGGGCGGTTGAAATACGAGCAGTCGAAAAAAGATAAAGACGCGCGCAAAAAGCAGCGCCACTTCGAACTGAAGGAAGTGAAACTGCGGCCGAAGATCGAGACTCACGACTACGAAACGAAGGCGCGAATGGCGGAGCGCCTGCTGCTCGACGGGAGCAAGATCAAAGTAACGATCATGTTTCGCGGCCGCGAAATCACGTACACGTCCTTTGGACGGCGGCTGCTCGATCGAATGGCCGAGGACATGGCGCCGCTTGCAACGGTGGAGCGAGAGGCGCGGCTCGAGGGCAAGAACATGTTCATGATTCTGGCGCCCCGCGCGACGCCGACCGGTCCGCCAAAATTTTCTATCCCAGCCAAGGAGCGAACCAGTGCCGAAGATACGCACCCATCGGGGAACAGCCAAGCGAGTGAAGGTCACAGCGAAGGGCAAGCTGCTTCACCGTCATCAATTCGACGGCTGCGGCCACATTCTGAGCAAGAAGAGCCGCAAGAGAAAGCGGAAGTTCCGCAAGGATCAGCCGACATTTAA